Proteins found in one Aspergillus chevalieri M1 DNA, chromosome 2, nearly complete sequence genomic segment:
- a CDS encoding uncharacterized protein (COG:K;~EggNog:ENOG410PUGU;~InterPro:IPR008422,IPR001356,IPR009057,IPR013087;~PFAM:PF00046,PF05920;~go_function: GO:0003677 - DNA binding [Evidence IEA];~go_process: GO:0006355 - regulation of transcription, DNA-templated [Evidence IEA]) yields MENNAEHLDDLFTPFDYAQNALETPATEHFPTSDGIAWNDWTPGLEPTASWDNHNGLDPQVDSVGNSTFGFNELLAHQGPNGFEQITGYDFPVGEQLSELTEFDNNETPNDFTNVSLWLNGAYCPPVPCSHCRVNRLQCLIIQTTPANPNPVTSCSSCVALFRECSLARGEKRQPAGFETVTPVLGHLHGVTEQTDEGQPDQIQAPGDHAKDNDGYSRSNTGLNRQNFSRKGAKILRDWYYQHQEYPYPSNEQKAELARETGFTRKQVSDWFTNARRRQKQTMQFSRPVQVFRAGSPMPTSGTESLTPLERWQQSPPEDEPVPESAIQNAIASTSGDMSRSSWNNSHAGDDIFQHSADDVTSASSVGSRNSYASSDSAAWSYHSGESMPFPLISRKSSNRSRKKRTRLQSSQKERRYQCTFCTDTFATKYDWNRHEKSVHLSLVSWICAPKLPETWRINERQAEPTCKFCNTPSPSMSHIEIHEFDVCATRPQSERTFSRKDHLWQHLRKFHHCTKLPNVDVCRTESNNVHSRCGFCGADFQTWSARADHLAEHFKSGARMDQWTGDWGLDPSVLAALKDAMLPGDRAGPG; encoded by the coding sequence ATGGAAAACAACGCTGAACACTTGGATGATCTGTTCACCCCATTCGATTACGCCCAGAATGCGCTAGAGACGCCGGCGACGGAGCACTTCCCGACCTCCGATGGAATAGCTTGGAATGACTGGACACCAGGTCTCGAGCCAACAGCGTCTTGGGACAACCATAATGGACTCGATCCCCAAGTAGATTCCGTTGGGAATTCTACATTCGGCTTTAATGAGCTGCTAGCACACCAAGGCCCTAATGGCTTTGAACAAATAACTGGCTACGACTTTCCCGTCGGAGAACAGCTGTCTGAGCTCACTGAATTTGACAATAATGAAACACCAAACGATTTCACCAATGTCAGTCTCTGGTTGAATGGTGCATATTGTCCACCTGTACCCTGTAGCCATTGCAGAGTGAACCGGCTACAATGCCTGATTATCCAGACTACACCGGCGAATCCTAACCCGGTCACTTCGTGCTCCAGCTGTGTTGCGCTCTTCCGAGAATGCAGCCTCGCCCGGGGAGAAAAACGCCAACCAGCAGGGTTCGAGACTGTGACACCAGTCCTTGGTCATCTCCATGGGGTTACGGAGCAAACAGACGAAGGACAGCCTGACCAGATACAGGCACCGGGCGATCATGCCAAGGATAATGATGGCTACTCACGAAGCAACACCGGTCTTAATAGACAGAATTTCTCGAGAAAAGGCGCGAAAATTCTGAGGGACTGGTACTACCAGCACCAGGAATACCCATATCCCTCTAATGAGCAAAAAGCCGAACTTGCTCGTGAGACCGGCTTCACCAGGAAGCAGGTATCGGATTGGTTCACGAATGCACGAAGACGTCAGAAGCAGACAATGCAATTCTCCAGACCAGTCCAGGTCTTCCGAGCTGGCTCACCCATGCCGACTAGTGGGACCGAATCGTTGACACCTCTGGAGAGGTGGCAGCAATCGCCACCAGAGGACGAGCCCGTGCCTGAATCGGCCATTCAAAACGCAATCGCATCAACATCCGGTGATATGTCCCGGTCAAGCTGGAATAACTCGCACGCGGGAGATGATATCTTTCAACATAGCGCAGACGATGTCACATCTGCGTCCAGCGTCGGGAGTAGAAATTCCTACGCATCCTCGGACAGTGCTGCATGGAGCTATCATTCCGGAGAGAGCATGCCTTTCCCGCTTATTTCTAGGAAATCATCCAATAGATCCCGAAAGAAACGGACGCGGCTCCAATCATCACAAAAAGAGCGTCGATACCAGTGTACATTTTGCACTGACACATTCGCAACGAAATACGACTGGAATAGACACGAAAAAAGCGTGCACTTATCGCTAGTGTCTTGGATCTGTGCCCCAAAACTTCCAGAGACCTGGCGGATAAACGAGCGACAAGCAGAACCAACATGCAAATTCTGCAACACACCCTCTCCATCGATGTCCCACATCGAGATACACGAGTTCGACGTTTGCGCCACAAGACCCCAATCCGAGCGCACGTTCAGTCGCAAAGACCACCTCTGGCAGCATCTACGCAAATTTCACCATTGCACGAAACTGCCCAACGTGGATGTCTGTCGGACAGAGTCTAACAATGTACATAGCCGGTGCGGATTCTGTGGTGCGGATTTCCAAACATGGTCTGCAAGGGCAGATCATTTGGCGGAACACTTCAAGAGTGGCGCCCGGATGGATCAGTGGACTGGCGATTGGGGATTGGACCCATCCGTGCTAGCAGCGCTGAAGGATGCGATGCTGCCGGGTGATCGAGCTGGACCGGGATAA
- a CDS encoding uncharacterized protein (COG:E;~EggNog:ENOG410PHTK;~InterPro:IPR002933,IPR001926,IPR036052,IPR011650, IPR036264;~MEROPS:MER0003798;~PFAM:PF00291,PF01546,PF04389,PF07687;~go_function: GO:0016787 - hydrolase activity [Evidence IEA]) — MSEARRPVFFNNHDSSVADYPRPSSHNDAIKLHQQLPGYSPTPLISIPKLATELGVRAVLVKNESNRFGLPSFKVLGASWGLYRALTARLGLPPTISWTELIERVKAASSPLAVIAATDGNHGRAVAYIAKLLSIKCEIYVPHTMDTHTQALISGEGATVHVVQADYDCAVQTAARTSQTVDGGILVQDTSFDGYEEIPAWIVDGYSTMMTEIYSQLADIGLQSTTVVTPVGVGSLAHAVVKHFKARPEGPKVVTVEPDTAACLYQSLKAGRMTPVETTPTIMDGLNCGTVTPVAWNDLRRHVDASVTVSCYESHCAVQYLASESIAAGPCGSASLAALRRIAESKERSRILDSNSVVVLLSTEGSRPYPIPHDVSINDPISLTQALTRIDSSNVTLSAAHGAGEAGIVDYISAWLAHRGIETHRIETVSGRPSVVGVLRGSGGGKSLMLNGHVDTVSLASYDHEPLSGHLGEKNGHPAVFGRGSLDMKGGLAAALSTLVAIKQSGHSLSGDVILAAVSDEEDASQGTRDLIEAGWKADGAIIPEPTMCAIVPAHKGFLWVEIDILGVAGHGSNPVTGVDSILLAGHFLTALENYQRQLPVDDVLGPASLHCGLIKGGEEPSSYPAKCTITVEFRTIPGQTPESIVRDMQTILANIAKETPKFKYADPRVTISRPTQKIPSDHPLVQKTVDLATKSLGHLPSVEGAAIWCDAALLTQAGTPAIVFGPSGEGLHAKEEWVDAESIRQVTDVLTGLAKDFCQ, encoded by the coding sequence ATGTCCGAAGCGCGAAGACCTGTCTTTTTCAACAATCATGACAGCTCTGTTGCTGATTACCCTCGTCCGTCCTCACATAACGATGCGATAAAACTACACCAACAGCTCCCCGGATATTCACCTACGCCTCTCATCTCGATCCCTAAACTAGCGACAGAACTTGGTGTTCGTGCCGTGCTCGTCAAGAACGAGAGCAACAGATTTGGACTTCCCTCATTCAAAGTTCTCGGCGCATCTTGGGGTCTATATCGCGCGTTGACAGCTCGTCTTGGACTCCCGCCGACTATATCATGGACCGAATTGATCGAGAGAGTTAAGGCGGCGTCGAGCCCGCTCGCTGTAATTGCAGCGACAGACGGAAACCATGGACGGGCTGTTGCATATATCGCAAAACTGCTGTCCATCAAATGCGAAATTTATGTGCCACATACGATGGATACTCACACCCAAGCCCTAATCAGCGGTGAGGGTGCCACTGTCCATGTTGTGCAAGCGGACTATGATTGCGCAGTACAGACAGCCGCTAGGACATCCCAGACCGTGGATGGTGGGATATTGGTGCAGGATACCTCGTTCGACGGCTACGAGGAGATCCCGGCATGGATAGTCGACGGATATTCGACTATGATGACCGAAATCTACTCACAGTTGGCCGACATTGGTCTTCAGAGCACCACTGTGGTTACACCTGTCGGCGTTGGATCTCTAGCCCACGCTGTCGTCAAGCACTTCAAGGCTCGTCCTGAGGGCCCGAAGGTGGTTACGGTCGAGCCAGACACAGCGGCGTGCCTATATCAAAGTCTCAAGGCGGGCAGAATGACGCCAGTTGAAACTACACCAACAATCATGGACGGCTTGAACTGCGGTACCGTTACACCCGTCGCGTGGAACGACCTGCGTCGGCACGTAGATGCAAGCGTGACTGTGTCCTGCTACGAAAGCCACTGTGCTGTGCAATACCTAGCGTCCGAAAGTATTGCTGCAGGTCCTTGTGGAAGTGCAAGCCTTGCAGCATTGAGGCGAATCGCGGAATCGAAGGAACGTTCACGTATTCTGGACAGCAACTCAGTCGTGGTTTTGCTAAGCACCGAAGGCTCTCGACCATATCCGATTCCTCACGATGTATCCATTAATGACCCGATATCTCTCACCCAAGCATTGACTCGGATCGACTCCTCGAACGTGACTCTTTCTGCTGCACATGGCGCTGGTGAGGCAGGCATAGTTGATTATATTTCAGCATGGCTTGCACATCGTGGTATTGAAACCCACCGTATTGAAACTGTGTCCGGACGCCCTTCCGTCGTTGGTGTCCTTCGTGGTAGCGGTGGCGGCAAGTCATTGATGCTCAACGGCCATGTGGACACTGTCAGTCTGGCCAGCTACGACCATGAGCCTCTGTCTGGTCACTTGGGCGAGAAAAATGGCCATCCGGCTGTATTTGGCCGCGGTAGCTTGGATATGAAAGGCGGGCTAGCTGCGGCTCTATCAACCTTGGTTGCGATTAAGCAGAGTGGGCACAGTCTTAGCGGCGATGTGATTCTGGCTGCCGTTtccgatgaagaagacgcTTCCCAGGGAACTCGCGACCTGATCGAGGCTGGATGGAAAGCAGATGGTGCAATCATACCTGAACCAACAATGTGTGCGATCGTCCCTGCCCACAAAGGATTCCTCTGGGTGGAAATTGATATTCTCGGCGTTGCTGGCCACGGCTCGAACCCTGTTACTGGAGTCGATTCGATCCTCTTGGCCGGCCATTTCTTGACTGCTTTAGAAAATTATCAACGTCAACTTCCTGTAGACGATGTGCTTGGCCCGGCATCTCTCCACTGCGGTCTAATCAAGGGTGGCGAGGAGCCATCCTCTTATCCAGCAAAGTGCACCATCACGGTGGAATTTCGGACGATCCCAGGACAGACACCTGAATCTATTGTTCGTGACATGCAGACCATTCTGGCGAATATCGCGAAAGAAACGCCAAAATTCAAATACGCAGACCCCCGGGTCACCATTTCTCGTCCCACCCAAAAGATCCCATCTGATCATCCTTTGGTGCAGAAGACGGTTGATCTTGCGACGAAGTCGCTAGGACATTTGCCTTCGGTCGAGGGCGCGGCAATCTGGTGTGATGCGGCGTTGCTCACCCAGGCTGGCACCCCGGCCATTGTCTTCGGACCTTCTGGTGAGGGTCTCCATGCGAAGGAGGAATGGGTTGATGCGGAAAGTATTAGACAGGTAACAGACGTTCTTACTGGTCTGGCCAAAGATTTCTGCCAGTAA
- a CDS encoding uncharacterized protein (COG:S;~EggNog:ENOG410PQJK;~InterPro:IPR028241;~PFAM:PF10259): protein MATWAYPPLPPEQLEHEADRALERELEWLLRSLQDSLASLREGLRDCAALLAPKEPGSTLVLSSLRSENVKGFVTRVGTKIVKGDIQLRLSSLPSSRGAAGTRLCLSTVPTAPELMLGQMVAVRNSVNQCLDIVDVSTWTGDPLNATFIYSQLHLLHETITEARQMLKGEDDIKGKWWETSADEDMFDPPLPPYLSFHLSIADSALLLCLRTLETTATAHAPTAFASDISLTGFNIRDRLFGARQRPHDEANDLFTWKGEEVRVKEKIRVESQDPSLMAVMAKLTALEHEVMKWMSALKVLMGNDDTESEV, encoded by the exons ATGGCCACTTGGGCATATCCACCGCTACCTCCGGAGCAGCTGGAGCATGAGGCAGATCGCGCATTG GAAAGGGAACTAGAGTGGCTTTTGCGTTCCCTACAAGACTCACTCGCTTCCTTGAGAGAAGGTCTCCGTGACTGTGCTGCACTGTTAGCTCCGAAGGAACCAGGTTCAACATTGGTCTTGTCATCGCTACGGTCTGAAAATGTAAAAGGCTTTGTGACAAGAGTCGGGACAAAGATTGTGAAAGGG GATATTCAACTTCGCTTGAGCTCCCTTCCCTCGTCCCGTGGCGCAGCAGGTACACGACTATGTCTATCAACTGTTCCCACCGCCCCAGAACTCATGCTCGGCCAAATGGTTGCTGTCAGAAATTCGGTCAACCAATGCCTCGATATAGTCGACGTTAGCACCTGGACTGGGGACCCGTTGAATGCCACTTTCATCTACAGTCAACTGCACCTTTTGCATGAGACGATCACGGAAGCGCGGCAGATGCTGAAAGGCGAAGATGATATCAAGGGCAAGTGGTGGGAGACAAGCGCAGATGAGGAT ATGTTCGATCCCCCATTACCGCCCTACCTCTCGTTCCACCTCTCTATTGCCGATTCGGCTCTTCTTCTATGCCTGAGGACTTTGGAAACTACTGCAACTGCACATGCGCCAACGGCCTTTGCTTCTGACATTTCATTAACTGGGTTCAACATACGAGACCGACTCTTCGGGGCTAGGCAACGCCCTCATGACGAGGCAAACGACCTGTTTACATGGAAGGGGGAGGAAGTGAGGGTCAAAGAAAAGATTCGCGTAGAGAGCCAGGACCCTAGTCTGATGGCAGTAATGGCCAAATTGACTGCGCTTGAACATGAAGTGATGAAATGGATGTCTGCCCTGAAGGTACTTATGGGCAACGACGACACGGAAAGCGAGGTATAG
- the RSM22 gene encoding tRNA methyltransferase RSM22 (COG:J;~EggNog:ENOG410PH29;~InterPro:IPR015324;~go_function: GO:0008168 - methyltransferase activity [Evidence IEA];~go_process: GO:0006412 - translation [Evidence IEA]): MFPRYPATRASRSCSSGFRFVANSPRQFRRGTASFTNNKLPTRQSLSSNVSSNSSVPRFEQWQAGKRLASTAAAAAPGEPMETAHQGNRKDEIYGLIDKINETDGELAELMEDLGISNEYFGALSVDGPGLDHAFSQTIGHRDEQALESRVRTARQEYGDELPENHLNATELRLYIQLYGEPIGRAKELEVEEKVDEEPDRLYREDGEGGWEEVEVEPEEGSDEPEVVYDMEVGPPVKETISMQRTREVAEQLGGEIMLEEFQDEAFPDSTPRLHPLTIEGKFATHPKTVNMPRDSMTIPISAVLSNFSNRHIADIAHRTFGGRLLPHSTTTLPPRAQVPQQPIPLQASQRHMGEMEANAYIAALYPGMYASALSTLVEIRKRLGTNWIRCLMTQDGGPNVLDAGGGGAGILAWRDVLRAEWDAMYPDRPNTEPVLLGRSTVVAGSESLQARASLMLEDTTFLPRLPDYVHAREKPTLDDERTPRRKQYDIIIAPHTLMEIDEEYLRKQHVENLWALLNPNGGVLILLEKGRQKGFEAIAGAREMLLNRYISSPGSTEYDNTLDSPDDSTRVQKETGMIIAPCTNHEKCPMYNGPGHNKGRKDYCHFEQRYIRPPFLQRIIGAKDRNHEDVQFSYVAVQRGKDMRQSDGIVQGPQAVEAAFAGYEDLYDMTAEENLPEEDLESAETEPEASAASSAPQDANATATEQTSPGPTEPFHTLSLPRVIYPPLKRRGHVVFDFCTPAGQIERWTVPRSFSRQAYKDARKARWGDLWALGAKTRIPRKVILGDKHGEGKKERLAKRAAAKEAMREEEEGFGEDEDSEQGPSKKLPDLPVPTKKKGVTVPSWKKHADKKTLRQASKKRSIVQLADDNWQ; this comes from the coding sequence ATGTTTCCAAGATATCCAGCTACCAGGGCCAGCCGGTCGTGCTCGAGCGGATTTCGATTTGTTGCCAATTCTCCGCGACAATTCCGCCGCGGAACAGCAAGCTTCACAAACAATAAACTTCCCACCCGACAGTCATTATCGTCAAATGTGTCTTCGAACTCTTCAGTCCCTCGTTTCGAACAATGGCAAGCTGGAAAGAGGCTAGCGTCAACTGCAGCAGCTGCAGCACCCGGAGAACCTATGGAGACGGCCCATCAAGGGAATCGCAAAGATGAGATCTACGGCTTGATCGACAAAATCAATGAGACAGATGGGGAGCTAGCTGAGCTCATGGAGGATCTGGGGATTTCAAATGAGTATTTTGGAGCTCTCAGTGTCGACGGTCCGGGGTTAGATCATGCGTTCAGTCAGACTATCGGCCATCGAGACGAACAAGCGCTGGAATCGCGAGTCCGGACGGCGAGACAAGAATATGGCGATGAGCTACCGGAGAATCATTTGAACGCCACGGAGCTGAGACTGTACATTCAATTATATGGCGAGCCAATAGGTCGAGCGAAAGAGTTGGAAGTCGAGGAAAAGGTCGATGAGGAGCCCGACAGGCTATACCGTGAGGATGGAGAGGGTGGATGGGAGGAAGTTGAAGTCGAGCCGGAAGAAGGGTCAGACGAGCCAGAAGTAGTCTATGACATGGAAGTCGGTCCGCCAGTGAAGGAGACCATCTCAATGCAGCGGACGAGGGAGGTGGCCGAACAGCTTGGTGGAGAGATCATGCTGGAGGAATTCCAGGACGAGGCATTTCCGGATTCTACGCCACGTCTACACCCTCTCACGATCGAAGGGAAATTCGCGACACATCCCAAAACCGTGAATATGCCAAGGGATAGCATGACTATCCCCATCAGTGCTGTCCTTTCCAACTTTTCCAACAGACACATTGCGGATATTGCGCATCGTACTTTTGGTGGGAGATTGCTTCCTCATTCTACAACAACGCTCCCTCCACGCGCGCAGGTGCCCCAACAGCCGATCCCGTTGCAGGCTTCCCAGCGTCATATGGGTGAGATGGAGGCAAATGCATACATCGCCGCTCTCTATCCTGGGATGTACGCATCTGCGCTAAGTACGTTGGTGGAAATTCGCAAGCGCCTGGGAACGAATTGGATACGCTGTCTAATGACACAAGACGGTGGGCCGAATGTGCTCGATGCGGGTGGCGGAGGTGCAGGTATTCTAGCTTGGAGAGATGTTCTCCGCGCTGAATGGGACGCCATGTACCCTGATCGCCCTAATACAGAGCCTGTCCTTTTGGGTAGGTCAACAGTGGTTGCTGGATCTGAATCCCTTCAAGCACGTGCGAGTCTTATGTTGGAGGATACAACTTTCCTCCCACGACTTCCGGACTATGTTCATGCGCGTGAGAAGCCTACTTTGGATGACGAGAGAACCCCAAGAAGGAAGCAGTACGATATCATCATCGCGCCTCACACTTTGATGGAAATTGATGAGGAATATTTGAGGAAGCAACACGTTGAGAACTTGTGGGCTCTCCTCAACCCCAACGGCGGTGTACTGATTCTCCTCGAAAAGGGCCGCCAAAAAGGCTTTGAGGCTATCGCCGGTGCCCGCGAAATGCTACTTAACCGCTACATCTCCAGCCCCGGGTCTACAGAGTACGACAACACGCTGGACTCCCCCGATGACAGCACCAGAGTTCAAAAGGAAACCGGAATGATCATTGCCCCTTGCACAAACCACGAGAAGTGCCCGATGTACAATGGTCCGGGTCACAACAAGGGCCGCAAGGACTACTGCCACTTCGAACAACGATACATCCGACCACCCTTTCTGCAGCGCATCATAGGAGCCAAGGACCGCAACCATGAGGATGTCCAATTTAGCTACGTTGCCGTGCAGCGTGGTAAGGACATGCGCCAGAGCGACGGAATAGTCCAGGGTCCCCAGGCCGTGGAGGCCGCTTTCGCTGGCTATGAAGACCTTTACGACATGACCGCCGAAGAGAACCTCCCTGAAGAGGACCTGGAAAGCGCCGAAACTGAACCTGAAGCTTCTGCGGCGTCATCCGCACCACAGGACGCGAATGCCACTGCGACCGAACAGACCTCACCAGGACCAACCGAACCCTTCCACACCCTCTCTCTGCCTCGCGTCATCTACCCACCCCTAAAACGTCGCGGCCACGTCGTCTTCGACTTCTGCACGCCAGCAGGCCAAATTGAGCGCTGGACCGTTCCTCGCTCATTCAGCCGTCAAGCATACAAAGACGCGCGCAAAGCCCGATGGGGTGACCTCTGGGCTCTCGGCGCAAAGACACGTATCCCCCGGAAAGTCATTCTGGGCGACAAGCACGgcgaaggaaagaaggagcGGTTAGCGAAGCGAGCTGCTGCGAAGGAAGCGATgcgcgaggaagaggaaggctttggtgaggatgaagactCGGAGCAAGGtccttcgaagaaattgccGGATTTGCCGGTCCCAACCAAAAAGAAGGGAGTGACGGTGCCTAGTTGGAAGAAGCATGCGGATAAGAAGACGCTGAGACAGGCTTCGAAGAAGCGTTCTATTGTTCAGTTGGCGGATGATAACTGGCAGTGA
- a CDS encoding DASH complex subunit SPC19 (COG:S;~EggNog:ENOG410PPMH;~InterPro:IPR013251;~PFAM:PF08287;~go_component: GO:0005876 - spindle microtubule [Evidence IEA];~go_component: GO:0042729 - DASH complex [Evidence IEA];~go_process: GO:0008608 - attachment of spindle microtubules to kinetochore [Evidence IEA]) yields MTAPASLASSVSSLQSSLQLLDSSINTLDSGVNDFPRLCKVLQSTRHFELLPEPTLREAQQSLLDEITPSIAHLLSLASNHVEKLSRREQGLRAKCELQEGRLSDEPRQSSTSRSQSNALRSRQGNAAKAIELRRLIQKKERLQYAVERLELQGRQRERQLRKSMAAPH; encoded by the exons ATGACTGCTCCTGCATCTCTCGCCTCGTCCGTTTCCTCACTTCAATCTTCTCTCCAGCTTCTCGATTCTTCCATTAATACATTGGACTCTGGTGTTAACGACTTTCCCCGACTTTGCAAAGTCCTGCAAAGCACACGA CACTTCGAACTCCTGCCGGAACCCACCCTGCGCGAAGCCCAACAATCCCTCCTCGACGAAATCACCCCCAGCATTGCCCACCTACTATCCCTCGCCTCCAACCACGTGGAAAAGCTCTCACGTCGCGAGCAAGGTCTACGAGCTAAATGCGAACTCCAAGAGGGAAGACTCTCCGACGAGCCCCGTCAGTCCTCAACAAGTCGCAGCCAGAGCAATGCTCTTCGCAGTCGACAAGGCAATGCAGCAAAGGCAATTGAGTTGAGACGATTGATCCAGAAAAAGGAACGGTTGCAGTATGCTGTTGAGAGGTTGGAGTTGCAGGGGAGACAGCGGGAGCGGCAGTTAAGGAAGAGTATGGCCGCGCCGCATTGA
- a CDS encoding F1F0 ATP synthase subunit i (COG:C;~EggNog:ENOG410PS1N;~InterPro:IPR006995;~PFAM:PF04911;~TransMembrane:1 (i12-30o);~go_component: GO:0045263 - proton-transporting ATP synthase complex, coupling factor F(o) [Evidence IEA];~go_function: GO:0015078 - proton transmembrane transporter activity [Evidence IEA];~go_process: GO:0015986 - ATP synthesis coupled proton transport [Evidence IEA]) — protein MSLLGKKFPAPVAKPMAPFFAAGVVILYGINSLANTLSQSE, from the exons ATGTCTCTCCTTGGAAAGAAGTTCCCGGCGCCTGTCG CCAAGCCCATGGCTCCCTTCTTTGCTGCCG GTGTTGTCATCCTCTACGGCATTAACTCTCTCGCCAACACTCTGTCGCAGAGTGAGTGA
- the MRP2 gene encoding mitochondrial 37S ribosomal protein uS14m (BUSCO:EOG09265D7J;~COG:J;~EggNog:ENOG410PP96;~InterPro:IPR001209,IPR043140;~PFAM:PF00253;~go_component: GO:0005840 - ribosome [Evidence IEA];~go_function: GO:0003735 - structural constituent of ribosome [Evidence IEA];~go_process: GO:0006412 - translation [Evidence IEA]), whose product MSQFRAKRLDLGGFINARVVRDHTKRKVYEQYEPERQALRYIIRNTTLPQRARAQAQLQLSQMHAYTRPTQIKNRCVAGGIARSVIRDFRIARYQFRQQALAGELPGVKKASW is encoded by the exons ATGTCGCAATTCAGAGCAAAGAGACTAGATCTCGGCGGTTTTATCAACGCCCGTGTGGTCCGCGACCACACCAAGCGCAAGGTGTACGAGCAGTACGAGCCCGAGCG TCAAGCTCTCCGCTACATCATTCGCAACACTACCCTTCCCCAGCGTGCCCGTGCCCAGGCTCAGCTCCAGCTTTCCCAGATGCACGCCTACACGCGGCCGACGCAGATCAAGAACCGATGTGTAGCAGGTGGAATTGCTAGGAGTGTCATCCGGGACTTTAGAATTGCTAGA TACCAATTCCGTCAACAAGCACTGGCCGGTGAGCTTCCGGGTGTCAAGAAGGCGAGTTGGTAA